The Ferrovibrio sp. MS7 sequence GTCAGCGACATGAAGCCGCAGACATAGGTCGGCACCACGGCGAGATACGAGCCGGACTGCTTCCAGATCTTCTGGAACAGCTTCACGGCGTCGGTCAGTTCCGGGCCCTGCATGTGCGGCACGCCGTTCTGGGCGACGAGGATCGCACCCGGCTTCATCACGCGCTTGCAGTTCTTGTAGAACTCGCCGCTGAACAGCACCGTCGCCGGGCCCACCGGGTCCGGACGGTCGACGATGATCAGGTCGTAGCGTTCCTCGGTCTCGCGCACCCAAGCGGCGCCGTCGCCGACGATCAGGTTGGTGCGTTTGTCCTGGAAGGCCTTGCCGCAGATCGACGACAGGTACTTCTTCGACACGTCGATCACCACATCGTCGATCTCGACCATGGTGGCGCGGCGCACGGACTTGTGCTTCAGCACTTCTTCCAGAATGCCGCCGTCGCCGCCGCCGATGATCAGCACGTCGCGCACCTTGCCATGCGCCAGCATCGGCAGGTGGGTCAGCATCTCGTGGTAGACGAACTCATCACCCTCGGTGCACTGCACCACGCCGTCGAGGCCGAGGATGCGGCCATAACGGGCGGATTCGAACACCGTCACCTTCTGGTACTTCGACTTGCCCTCGAAGAGGACCTTCTTGATCTCGTGGCTCTGCCGGAAGCCGGTGTAGAGCGTTTCGTTAAACCACTTGGTCACAGAATCAGACCCCGCTTCATTTCGGTGCACTGGATGGTGTCGGGCAGGAAGGCGCGGCGCAGCACCGGGATCGCCTTCGCCGGCTGGCAATCGCCGCAGACGAACACGTCGAGCGCGGCATAGCCCTTTTCCGGCCAGGAATGGATCGACATGTGGCTCTCGGCCAGCACGGCCACGCCGGAGATGCCGCCATTCGGCTCGAAGTGATGCAGGTCGATGTTCAGCAGCGTCGCGCCGATGGCTTCGACAGCCTCGGTCAGGGTCTGCTTCACCAGCGCCAGGTTGTCGAGATGCTTGCCGCCCCAGAGGTCGATGATCAGGTGCTGACCGGCATAGCGCATGCCGTCCTTGTTGATGAAGTGCTCTTCCTCTTGCGCGGCCTCGGGCTGCGCGGGCACTTCGTACAGGGCCGGCTTGGCGGCAGTGGTCTTGCTCATTCAGGTCTCTCCACCATCAAATGAATCGGAACGCTCCGACGGCAGAAAGACTGTTGGGAAAGCCCCGTGGTACCGCTAAAGATCCGCAACCGGACCGGCGGCCATTCGCCACTTTCCAAACAGTCTTCAGGAGGGGGTATGGGGCCAATCGCCCCCTGATGCAAGTGAAAATTCGCCCACCGGGCACATTTTTTCGGCACCGCGGCACGGGGGTCACAAAACCCGGCATGGGGGTCACATTCTGACGGCTTACGCCAAGCTGGCGCAATGAATCGAAGGTCAGGCGAAGCTGCCGGCCAGGGTAAAGACCTCGCCGTTCAACCCGAGCTTGAACCGTGCCACGCCGGCTCCTTCCTCGGTATTGGCGCCGCCGAGATCGAAATGCTCGACGCCGAGATTTTTCAGTGCCAGCAGGCCATGCCACAGCAGGCGGTGATGCGCGCGCACCAGGCGGCCCGGCTCGCTGCTCCAGCCCGCCGCGTAGGTGGCGCCACGGCCATGGCGCAGCAGCAGCATGCCAGCCACCGGGCGGGTGCCGATCTTGGCCGTGAAAAGATGCGCGCTGTCGCCGAGTGCCGGGTCGGCCGCTGCCGCGAAGGCGCGGTAGAAGGCGCCATCGGGGCCGAGGAAGCGTTTCTCGATGCGCTGCACGTCATGGGCGCGCATCACGGTGGCGAAGGTTGTGTCGTCCCAGCTTTCATCGAGCAGCAGCGGGCTGCGCTCGGCGGCCTTCAGCGCATTGCGCCATTTGCCGTCCAGTTGGCCGCGCAGCACGGCAGGCGCCGGCGTCAGGTCCAGCCGCACGGAACTCCAGCCGGTCACCATCTGCTCCAGGCCGAGCGCGCGCATCAGGGTTTCCGACTCGGCGCCGCCCGGCAGCTCGGGCAGCCACCACAGCACGACCCGGCCCTGGCGCCAGGAGTATTGCTGGCGCAGTGCTGACAGTGCCGCCAGCCGCGCCGCGCGCTCAATGCCGGGCAGGAACAGCGGGCCGCGCACGATCCGCACCAAGCTGCCGAAAGCCGCGAAGCGGCGGCGGAAGGCCTGCGCCAGGCCGATGGTCTCGCCGTTGCCATCCAGCAGCAGCCAGCGTTCCGGCCGCGTGCGCGACACCGCCGCCACCGCCTCGCCATAGGCCCAGCTCTGCTCCAGGGTGTCGCGGCGCACCCGTGCCAGCAGGGCCGACCAGGCAGCGCGGTCGCCAATAGGCTGCAAAAGCGGATTTGAGTCGGTCATCACGGCAGCATGGGGATAGGGGCGCGGCATCGCAAGGGGGGGTGAAAGGGGGGCGCTTTCCGGCCCACTTCCCGCAAGGGGGCGATTGGGTTATTCCAGGGCATGGCCTGGTTGAAACTGCCGGCGCGCTGGCGCGGCCCCGAACGCATTCATGGCGAGGTGATTCCGGCGCCGCGGCTGACACGCCATGCGCTGCGCCGCTTCCTGCTCTGGATCCTGGCGCCGTTCCTGCTGCTCTGTCTGGCTGGCGACCTGTTGCTCTATTGGGTGTTCGCCCACTGGCTCGGCCGCTGCTATGGCCTGCTCTGCTTTTTCCAGTAACGGCTCAGCGGCATGAAAAAAACCGCCGGCCAATTTTTGCCGGAAGCGGCCCGGCGGGTATGAAAAAACCCGCCGGGCTGGTGCCTGCGGCGGGTCTTTCATAGGTATTGGCATCACGAGAAGGTTGGTGGAGCCAAGCGGGATCGAACCGCTGACCTCCTGCATGCCATGCAGGCGCTCTCCCAGCTGAGCTATGGCCCCGTAACCGTGCCGTCAGAATTCTAGTCTCCCTGGCCGGCGGGCGCGGACCTTAAGGCCAAGGCCAGGGCTTTGCAAGGGTTTCGGCGGGCGGAAATTTTCGCTTCTCCAGAGAGGCGAATCCGCCCGGCCGGGCAATCACTTAAACCCCCTTGCGGGTCAGCGTTCCTCCTCGCCGTCGGTGGCGGCATCAACATCGATCTCCTCGGCCACATCGCCGCCTTCGAGATCGTCGTCTTCAGCCAGGAAATCGTCCTGGATATCGCCATCCTCGACTTCGGGATCGGCGGCATCATCCGCCACCGGTACCGCTTTCTGCGCCGCCTTGGCGGCTTTTTCCTCGGCCTTGGCCGGGCGGCGCGATTTCACCAGCGCGTCCGGATTCAACTCGGTGCCGCATTTCGGGCACAGGATCGGGCTCTTCATCATGTCGTAGAAGGCGGCGCTGCAGCTCAGGCAGCGGCGCTTGGTGCCCCATTCCGGTTTCGCCATTATTCACACTCTCCTAAAGCCGCAACGGCATCGCTGCAGGCATTGTTCAGGCCCGGACCGTCGCCGTGGTCAGGGCGGCGCGATTGTGTTAAAGAAGCGCGCCCTGTCAACCCTTGTTTTGGCCGTCGCGGCGCGATTTTACCGCGCCCCCGGCCCCCGGACCCCCGCATAACTGCTATGACCGCTGCCGCTGCTCCCCGCCCGCATGCCAGTCGCCCCGGTAAGCCGCTCGCCGGCCACCTCTCGGTTCCCGGCGACAAGTCGATTTCGCACCGGGCGCTGATCTTCGGCGCGCTCGCGGTGGGAGAAACAGAAGTGACCGGCCTGCTGGAGGGCGAGGATGTACTGCGCACCGCCGCCGCCATGCGCGCCATGGGCGCCGAGGTGGAGCGGCTGGGCGAGGGCCATTGGCGGGTCCGCGGCGTCGGCGTCGGCGGCTTTTCCGAACCCGCCGACGTGCTCGACATGGGCAATGCCGGCACTGGTGCCCGTCTGGTCATGGGCCTGGTGGCGAGCCAGCCCTTCACCGCCATCTTCACCGGCGATGCCTCGCTGCGCCGCCGCCCGATGGGCCGGGTGGTGGAGCCGTTAAGCCGCATCGGCGCGCAATTCATCGGCCGCAGCGGCGGCCGCCTGCCGCTGGCGGTGGTCGGCGCCACGCATCCGCTGCCGATCGAATACGAATTGCCGGTGGCGTCCGCGCAGGTGAAATCCGCCGTGCTGCTGGCCGGCCTCAACGCGCCGGGCATCACCCGCGTGATCGAGCGCGAGGCGACCCGCGACCATACCGAAAACCTGCTGCGCCATTTCGGCGCCGAGGTGATGGTGGAAACCACCAAGGAAGGCGGCCGCATCATTTCGCTGGTCGGCCAGCCGGAATTGAAACCGAGCCGCATCCAGGTGCCGGGCGATCCGTCTTCCGCCGCCTTCCCGCTGGTGGCGGCGCTGATCACGCCAGGCGCCGAAGTCACCGTCGAGGGCGTCGGCATCAACCCGCTGCGTACCGGCCTGTTCGATACTTTGCGCGACATGGGCGGCGAATTGACGCTCTCGAACCAGCGCGACCAGGGCGGCGAGCCGGTAGCCGATATCACCGCACGACATTCCGCACTCAAGGGCATCACCGTGCCGCCGGAGCGCGCGCCGAGCATGATCGATGAATACCCGATCCTGTTCGTGGCCGCTGCCTGCGCTGTCGGCGAGACCGTGGTACGCGGCGCCAAGGAACTGCGCGTGAAGGAAAGCGACCGCCTGGCGGCGATGGCGCGCGCGCTGTCGGCCAATGGCGTGGCGCTGGAAGAACTGGAAGACGGCCTGATCCTGCGCGGCAACGGCACGGCGCCGAAGGGCGGCGCCAAGGTCGCCACCGAACTCGATCACCGCATCGCCATGTCGGCCCTGGTGCTCGGCCTGGCCGCGAAAGATGGCGTCAGCGTCGACGATGTCGGCATGATCGACACCAGCTTCCCGGGCTTCGTCTCGCTGATGCGGGGCCTCGGCGCGGATATCGCGCCAAGCTGAACATGCGCGGATATCGCGCCTAACTAAAGCGTGCTCTTAGCACGCGGGCGCCATCCAGCCGCACCAGCACGGTATTGCCGTCGCGCGCCGCGTCGCCGACATCCGCCGGCATCTCTGGCGGCGCTGCCACCACGGCCACATCCACATCACAATGGCCGCGCCGGGCGATGACATTGACCACGGTGGCCGGGCCGGCGGCGAGCTTGCAATCGGCTTCCAGGTCGCCATCGAACTGCATCGGCATGGCCGGGCGGCGCAGGATCAGGGCCTCGCCATTGTGGAAGCGCAGCGAAAACCCCTCGCCCTGGATCAGGGTGATCCAGCGCTCGCAGCCGGGGAAGGCGGAGAAGGGCGCGTCGCGCACGATGGCGGCGCGGCTCACCCGCCAGTCGAAACTGTCGAGATCGGCACTGTCGGGAAAGGCGGCGATGTGCCAGCTTACACCCTTGCCGTTCTTCCATGGCATGGCGCGCTGTTTCGGCACGGGGATGATCAGCATGGCGCGATCTGCATGGCGGTCAGCCCGGTATCTTCGCCAGGGCCCATTTCAGCAGCACCGGCAGGCCGGCGGCGGAACCGCCCATGACGATCTGCTGCGTGCGGCGCAATTCGCCGCCCTGGCCGAAATAGACGCTGTCTTCCAGCCGCACCAGGCCACCCTGGCCGCGCCAGCGCCAGCCAGTGCCGGATTGGGTCTTGAGCAGCACGGTATCGCCGGTGCCGATCAGTGAGGCATGCACGCTGGGATGCAGGTGGAAGCGCAGTGTGAAGGCGCGCGGGCGATCCGGTGCGCCGCCTTCCAGCACATCCTCGCCGCGCAGGTCATCGCCATTGCCGCCAAGATAGAGCCGGCGCCGGTGCAGCAGGCCGAAAGCCTGCTGCCAGCCATCATGCTCGGCGTCGATCCAGGCATGGCCGTCCTGTTCATGGCGCTGCAGCCGCACGGTGAAATGCGGTGCCGGGCGGGCATGCTCGATGCCCAAAGTGGCGTGCGCCGCCGGGCCGGCCAGGGCCTCGGCCCAGTCGCCGCCCAGCCGCCGCGCCGCGCCGCAATTGACGATCAGCCGGTCCTTGCCGTGGCTGAACTCGAAGGCCAGCGGCGCCGCATGCGGCCGGCCCATGGCCGAAGCTGATGGTGCGCCGGTATCGAGCAGCAGCAGCGCCCGCTTTGCGGTGACCCGCTCAAAACCTGAAGCAGCGGACGAGGCCGGTGGCTTGCCATGCTTGCCCTGGATCAGCGCTTCCGAAAGCAGCAAGGCATGTTCCAGCGCGCCGCCGGGTTCCTCCTCGCCGCCATGGAACAGCGCCAGGCCGCCATCGCCATGGCGGAAGAAGCGCAGCATCGGCGCCATGCGATCCATCAGCGGCAGCAGGCTCATGCGCTCAGGGTGCCCGGCGCTCAGGTAATGCTGCAACGCCACCACATCGCGGAACTGCGCGAATAGCCGGCTGGGGCAGCGCGTGACATGGCCGCCATCGCCGAGCAGGCAGGCTTCCCAGGCGAGGATCAGGTTGGGCAAAGCCTGCGGCCATTTGTCATGCCCGCCGGGCAGGCTCTCAGCGGCATAGACCAGGCCGAGCAATGCCTCGGCGCGGGCCGCCGGATCGCTTTCGCGCAATGCTGTGCGGCCGAGATGTGCCGCCTGGCGCGCGACGCTCAGCAGCAGGTCATGGCCGAAAGCCGCATCGGCATCTTTCAGCAGGAAATGCGCCGCACCGAGCCAGCTCGTCAGCCGCCGCCCGATGACGGGGGCGGCCCAGGCACGCGGCGACCAGGCGTGATGCCGCTCGATCCAATGCTGCACCAGGCTGCGGCTCATGCGCTGCGCCATCTCGCCGCCTTGCGCCGCGAAGTCGCGCAGCCAGACGAAGCCATGCAGTTCCGCCGCCCAGGCCGCGATGCTCTGCGGATCGGCATTCAGGCTGTCGATGCCGGCATCCCAGGGCGCGGCATGAGGCGACACGACTTCGAGGCCGGCGAAGGCGAAGCGGCCCTGGAACAGCCGGTCGGCGCGGGCGGCCAGGCCGGGCCAAGGATCGGTGGGCAATGAAAGGAATTCCAGCGGCGCCTGGCGCGGCAGGGTGAGGCCATAGAGCGGCGAGCCATGCCAGAGCGCGGCTAGGCGTGTGGCGAAGCTCACGGGGGGGAGGGATGTGGGGGCTTCTGGCAAGATTCTGGCCGCCGCGTTCCGGGCCGCCGGCTCAGGCGCCGCGCAGCCGGCGGATATTCTCAGCGTAATGCTCAGGACCGCCCTTGAAGCCTGCCGTGCCGGCCACCAGCACATCGGCGCCGGCGGCAATCGCCTGGCGCGCGGTTTCCTCGTTGATGCCACCATCGATCTCGAGGTCGATGGCGCGGCCCGAGGCGTCGATGGCCTGGCGCAGGCGTTTCACCTTTTCGAGCTGGCCCGGAATGAAGGCCTGGCCGCCGAAACCGGGATTGACGCTCATCACCAGCACCAAGTCCAGCAGGTCCAGCACCTGCAGCGCTGCTTCCACCGGCGTGCCGGGATTGAGCGACAGGCCGGCCTTCTTGCCCAGCGACTTGATCAGTTGCAGCGTGCGATGCACATGCGGGCCGGCTTCCGGATGCACGGTGATGATATCGGCGCCGGCCTCGGCGAAGAGCGGCACATAGGCATCCACCGGCGACACCATCAGATGTGCGTCGAACACCTTCTTGCTGTGCGGACGCAAAGCCTTAACCACGGCCGGGCCGATGGTGATATTGGGCACGAAATGCCCGTCCATCACGTCGATATGGATGTAGTCGGCACCAGCGGCATCGATCGCCGCCACTTCGGCGCCGAGCTTGGCGAAATCGGCGGAAAGGATCGACGGGGCGATTCGGGTGGCTTGCTGCGGCATAGGCCCGGCATAGCAGCTTTGGCTCGGCTCGCCAAGTAGACGCCCCCGGTGCAGCGGCCAAGTATACGAAAAGCCTCGACTTTGCCATAATCGGGACATGGAGGAACTGCCCATCAACCCGCTGCTGCCGCTCTGCGGCATCGCCCTGATCCTGGTGCTGGTCTGGCTCACCGGCGGGCGCCGCCGGGCATTGCTGGCGGATGCGGCAACCGCGCGCGGCCTGCTGGCGCAGCCGGAAACCGGGTTCCAGGCCAGCGAAATTGCCTTGAGCCGGGATGGCTCGGGCGCCATTGCCATGGATGCCGCAGGCCGGCTCGCCCTGGTGCTGCCGGTTGGCGCCAGGCTTGCCGCCCGCCTGCTCAAGCCCGCCGATATCGCGTCGCATCACCTTAAGGCGGGGAGCGACGGTACTGCCCGGCTGGAACTCGTCACCAAGGGGCCGGCTTCCCTGCGCCTCGCCTTGCTGCTGCCGCAAGCGGAAGCGCAGGCCTGGTCGGAGCGCCTGCCATGATGGGCACTCTTCCCGATCCAGTGGTGTTCGCGATTCCCGCCTTCATTGCGCTGGCGGCGATGGAAGTGCTGGTCGCCAGGCTGCGGCGGCAGGATGCCTATGAGCTGCGCGATACCGCCACCTCGCTCACCATGGGGCTGATCAACCTGGTGCAGGGCATCGCCTTCGGTGGCCTGATCTGGGCCAGCCTGGAATCAGTGCATGCTTTCCGGTTGTTCGATCTGCCGCTGAACCCTTGGACCTGGCTGGCTTTGCTGTTCGCGGAGGATTTCGTCTACTACTGGTTCCATCGCCTGAGCCACGAACATCGCGTCTGGTGGGCGGCGCATGTGAACCACCATTCCTCGCAGCATTACAATCTCTCCACGGCGCTGCGGCAGACCTGGACCGGCAACCTGGCGCTGACCTGGGTATTGTGGCTGCCGCTGGCGCTGATCGGTTTTCCGCCGGCGCTCATCATTTTCCAGAAGGGTATCAGCCTGGTCTATCAATTCTGGATTCACACCGAACAGATCAGGCGCCTGCCGGCCTGGTTCGAGGCCGTGTTCAACACGCCATCGCATCACCGCGTGCACCATGCGACCAATCCTGAATATCTCGACCGCAACTACGCCGGCATATTTATCATCTGGGACAAGCTGTTCGGCACCTTCGCGCCGGAGCGCGACGAGGAACCTTGCCGCTATGGCATCGTGAAGAATCTCGGCCGCTTCAATCCGCTGATCGTCGCCTTCCATGAATGGATCGAGATCGGTCGTGATGTCATGCAGGCAAAAAGCTGGCGCGCACGGTTCGGCTATGTCTTCGGCCCGCCAGGCTGGAGTCCGGAGGGTGGTCGCACGGCGGATGTCATCCGTGCCGAGGCCCTGGCTCAGAGACCGACCAGCACGGTGTAATGCTCGACCTCTTCCTGGTAGCGCAACAATACCGCTTGCGCCGCCGGTTCCACCACGGCACGCGATATGTCACTGCCGGCGAAGGCATGGATGTTTGACAGCGACTCCCAGTAGGTGGTGGTGACCAGTTCCACCTCGCCGCTGGGCAGCAGGCGGCGCAGCAATTGGCAGCCCTGGAAGCCAGCCAGCGCCTTGAGATGGGCGCGCACGCTGGCATTGAAGTGATGTTCGTAAAGCGGCGCGTTGCCGGGCGTGGCCCAGCCGCGCCAGATGCGGGCAATCGGCATGATGCACTCCTTAGTCCTGGGTATGGAAAGGCAAAACGGGCGCCTTGTATTGGCAAATAGACCGGTGGCAAATCGCCATGGGGAATTTTGAGACGGGCGATTTTCCAATACAGCCGTGCCTGCGGGGCTATGCTGTGGCCCAAAAGATCAGGAGGAAGCCATGTTCTTCGTCGTCATCGCCAAGGATCATCCCGGCAGCGCCATGCGGCAGAAATTCCGCGCCGAGCATCTCGAATTCATCGCCGACAAGCAGCATCTGTTCCGCTTCGGCGGGCCGCTGCTGGATGAAACCGGCAAACCGGCCGGCAGCCTGATGATCCTGGATTTCCCCGACCGCGCCGCGCTGGACAAGCATCTGGCGCAGGACCCGTATTTCCGCGAGCCGGTGTTCGAGTCCGTGCAGATTCACGAAACCCGCTGGATCGTGCCGGAAATGCAGCCCGGTGCATTGGCCGCCGAGATCGCGAAACAGAAGGCGGCGACAGCGGCTTGAGGTTTTGGCGTCTAAGCCAGCGGGCCTAATCCGACGAGGCCGAGCCGCACGCGACGGTTATGGCGGCCCTTGTTGTCGATCTTGAGGATCTTCACCGCGCGGGTGTCGCCGGTATTGTCGAGATGGGTGCCGCCGCAGGCCTGGCGGTCCAGCCCGGTGATATCGACGATGCGCACGCGGCCATCTTCCGTCGGCGGCGGTGCCACCGAGCGGCTGCGGATCAGCCCCGGCACGGCCCGCGCTTCCTCGAACGGAATGTAGGTGCAGTTGACGCGGATCTGCTGCGCGATCACGTCATTGATCGGCGCTTCCAGCGCGCGCAGGCGGTCATTGTCGGCTTCCGGCAGATCGAAATCCATCCGCGCCGTGCCGTCATCGTTCATCTGCACACCCGTCACCAGCGCGCCGTCGAAACTCTGGAACACCAGCGCGTTGAGGATATGGGTGGCGGTGTGCATCTCGCGCATCATCTGGCGGAAATTCGGATTCACAGCGGCTTCCACCTGGCCGGATAATTCCACCGGGTCCGCCAGCAGATGCCAGAGCTGGCCATCCACCACCTCGAAGCCAAGGACGCCGATATCGCCAGCACCGGCGCGCAGCGCGCCACGATCCGGCAATTGTCCGCCGCCGCCGGGATAGAACGGCGTCTCGCGCAGCCGCACGCGACCGGGCGCGGCTTCCACCACTTCGGTGGTGAGCGTCAGGGTATGGGGGTGATCATGGCAATAGAGATGCATGCCGTCCTCGTCAGCTTGAGCGCCGAGACTAGGCGGGCGGAGGCCGGGCGTATTGGTAAAAAGTTCAGGCCAGCTTATGCCGCCAGCTTATGCAGCTTGGGCGTATTGCAGCGGGGTGATGCCGTAGGCGCGCTTGAAGTTGCGGTTCAGCGCGCTCTGATCGTAGAAGCCGCAGGCCGCCGCCACGTCAGCCAGCGGTGCGCCGGCCTTGAGATGCTGGCAGGCGGCGCGCAGCCGCACCTGGTTGAGATAGGCATGCGGCCCCATGCCGGTGCAGCGGTTGAACAGCGCGATAAGCTGCGCCTTGCGCAGGCCGGCGGCCTGGCCGAGTTCATCCAGCTTCAGTGCCTCGCCATAGCGTTCCTGCATCAGATCGGTGACGCGCTGGAGCAGGCGGCGGTCGCGGCCCGGCAGGTCGGGCCGCCGGGCGCCGCTGCCATGGCGCAGGAACAGGCGGCCGAAACTCGCCTGCAGCAATTCCTCTTCCTGCAAGGCATCGGTGGAGGCTGCCAGGGCGCGGTGCAGGTTGAGGAAGCCGTCGATCAATTGCGGATCATCGACGCGGTTCTCGGTGAAATAGGGCAGCCGTTCCAGGCCCAGCCCCTCAGCCACCACGTCGAGCGCCGATTGCGTGAGATAGAGCGAGCGGTAGCGCCACAGCGAACTCCAGCCCATCCAGCCGGCATGCGGCTCGGCCGGATTGAACACGAACAGGCTGTTGGGCTGGGCCTGCTGCACCTGGCCGCGGCTTTTCACTTCCGAGCCGCCAGCCTCGGTCACCGCCACCACCAGCGCGTCATGGGCATGCGGCGCGTATTCCTGGGTCGTGAAAGCGGCCTGCATCAGGGTAAGGCCCGGCACGCGCTGGTCGCGCCAGTATTCCGCACGGTTATGGGGGTCCTGCCTCGGCATGGCTTCCACTATCCCCGCCGGGGCGGCGCCGTCAACGAAGTTTACGCTTAACGCCGGTATTGGGCTGCCGGGTGGCTGGCGGGCAGGCGGGCCAGGCGGTCGTCCCGCAGCTTGGCGCGATAGGAACCCGGCCGGTATTCGCGCTTATAGACACCGCGTGCCTGCAATTCCGGCACCACCAAGTCGACAAAATCCTCGATGCATTCCGGCATCACGGTGCGCGACAGGTTGAAGCCGTCGATATCGGTTTCGGTCATCCAGGCAATCATCGCATCGGCCACCTGGCCAGGATCGCCGATGATCGGCTGGGTGCGGCCGCCGATGCCGTATTGCTCCGCCAGGTGTCGCTTGGTGAAGGCAGCCGTACCCTTCTTGGTCAGGGAGTCGAGCGAGGATTGCATCGCGTTGGTCTGGCTGGTGCTGATCGGTTCATCCCAGCCGATGCCCGCATAGTCGATGCCGGTGCCGCCGGCCATATGCACCAGACCGCCTTCCAGGCTCCGGTGCCGTGCATACTCCGCTGCCTTCTCGCGGGCCTCGGCCTCCGTCGGTGCCACCACCACGCAGGCACTGATGAAGGCCAGGATGTCAGCGGGATCGCGGCCCCGGGCTGCGGCACGGGCACGCACATCGCGCACCGTCTCGGCCACCGTGGCCTTGGCATTGCCGGCAACGAAGATGCATTCCGCGTGCTGGGCGGCGAATGCGCGGCCGCGCGCCGACGAGCCGGCCTGATACAGCACCGGCGTGCGCTGGGGCGAGGGTTCGGCGAGGTGCACGCCCTGGGATTTGAAATGCGGCCCGTCATGGTGGATTTCATGCACGCGCGCCGGATCGGCGTAGATGCCGCTGGCGCGGTCTCGGCGCACGGCATCTTCCTG is a genomic window containing:
- a CDS encoding alanyl-tRNA editing protein, whose amino-acid sequence is MHLYCHDHPHTLTLTTEVVEAAPGRVRLRETPFYPGGGGQLPDRGALRAGAGDIGVLGFEVVDGQLWHLLADPVELSGQVEAAVNPNFRQMMREMHTATHILNALVFQSFDGALVTGVQMNDDGTARMDFDLPEADNDRLRALEAPINDVIAQQIRVNCTYIPFEEARAVPGLIRSRSVAPPPTEDGRVRIVDITGLDRQACGGTHLDNTGDTRAVKILKIDNKGRHNRRVRLGLVGLGPLA
- a CDS encoding LLM class flavin-dependent oxidoreductase — its product is MKQIRLNAFDMSCVGHIGHGLWTHPRDQSWRYTDLDYWTGLARTLERGLFDGLFLADVVGVYDVYGSSPEAALRNAAQVPVNDPLLLVPAMAQATQHLSFGVTCNVSYEQPYLFARRMSTLDHLSRGRIAWNIVTGYLDSAARAMGQPALPAHDSRYDMADDFMEVVYKLWEGSWQEDAVRRDRASGIYADPARVHEIHHDGPHFKSQGVHLAEPSPQRTPVLYQAGSSARGRAFAAQHAECIFVAGNAKATVAETVRDVRARAAARGRDPADILAFISACVVVAPTEAEAREKAAEYARHRSLEGGLVHMAGGTGIDYAGIGWDEPISTSQTNAMQSSLDSLTKKGTAAFTKRHLAEQYGIGGRTQPIIGDPGQVADAMIAWMTETDIDGFNLSRTVMPECIEDFVDLVVPELQARGVYKREYRPGSYRAKLRDDRLARLPASHPAAQYRR
- a CDS encoding AraC family transcriptional regulator — protein: MPRQDPHNRAEYWRDQRVPGLTLMQAAFTTQEYAPHAHDALVVAVTEAGGSEVKSRGQVQQAQPNSLFVFNPAEPHAGWMGWSSLWRYRSLYLTQSALDVVAEGLGLERLPYFTENRVDDPQLIDGFLNLHRALAASTDALQEEELLQASFGRLFLRHGSGARRPDLPGRDRRLLQRVTDLMQERYGEALKLDELGQAAGLRKAQLIALFNRCTGMGPHAYLNQVRLRAACQHLKAGAPLADVAAACGFYDQSALNRNFKRAYGITPLQYAQAA